A genomic region of Caulobacter sp. NIBR2454 contains the following coding sequences:
- a CDS encoding PAS domain-containing protein, whose protein sequence is MFHPGTQTLIDSWTARRVEAGAPSRRDIDPADFAKLLPQVFILGREGPGIYPFRLAGGFLSAIHGSGLNGKNGLRLWSVGDRPKVQAALESIRRVAEPVVITTELVAEGMHPASMEVLLAPLAGPDGEVDRYIGLYQPTAPLQRLNDEIVEPMLLHSIHWADPAVANAPALRLATLDGRRIA, encoded by the coding sequence ATGTTCCATCCCGGCACGCAGACGCTGATCGACAGCTGGACAGCGCGACGCGTTGAAGCAGGCGCGCCATCGCGCAGGGACATCGATCCGGCGGATTTCGCCAAGCTGCTGCCGCAAGTCTTCATCCTTGGTCGCGAGGGACCTGGAATTTACCCCTTCCGGCTGGCGGGGGGATTTCTTTCGGCGATTCACGGCAGCGGACTGAATGGCAAGAACGGTCTTCGCCTCTGGTCCGTCGGGGATAGACCCAAGGTTCAGGCGGCGCTCGAATCGATCCGCCGCGTGGCCGAGCCCGTGGTCATCACCACCGAGTTGGTCGCCGAAGGGATGCATCCGGCCAGCATGGAGGTGCTGCTGGCGCCTCTGGCCGGACCGGATGGCGAGGTGGACCGCTATATCGGCCTGTATCAGCCGACCGCCCCGCTGCAGCGACTCAATGACGAGATCGTCGAGCCGATGCTGCTGCACTCGATCCACTGGGCCGACCCAGCGGTCGCCAATGCGCCGGCCCTGCGGCTGGCGACCCTGGACGGACGGCGGATCGCCTAG